One part of the Anopheles coustani chromosome 2, idAnoCousDA_361_x.2, whole genome shotgun sequence genome encodes these proteins:
- the LOC131267036 gene encoding replication factor C subunit 5, whose amino-acid sequence MESNVKSNLPWVEKYRPATLTDLISHEEIISTINKFIQEEQLPHLLFYGPPGTGKTSTILACARQLYKPQSFGSMVLELNASDDRGINIVRGQILDFASTRTIFKGGYKLIILDEADAMTNDAQNALRRIIEKYTENVRFCIICNYLSKIIPAIQSRCTRFRFAPLSPDQILPRLEHVIEAESIEVTEDGKKALMTLAGGDMRKVLNVLQSTWMAYKNVTEENVYNCVGHPLKQDINDIIFWLLNEESFKTCYEKIQNLKSQKGLALEDILTEIHLVVNRLEIPPRITSQLLINLASIEERLADGCVEKPQITALIAAFSKVRTLVV is encoded by the exons ATGGAATCCAATGTTAAATCGAATCTCCCATGGGTGGAAAAGTATCGCCCAGCAACACTGACCGATTTGATCTCACACGAAGAAATCATTAGCACCA TAAACAAATTCATCCAGGAGGAGCAGCTGCCCCATttgctgttctacgggccacCGGGGACGGGTAAGACCAGTACTATTTTGGCATGCGCCCGGCAGCTGTACAAGCCGCAATCGTTCGGTTCGATGGTGCTCGAGCTGAACGCTTCCGATGACCGCGGTATCAACATCGTGCGTGGCCAAATTCTCGACTTTGCCTCGACGAGGACTATCTTCAAGGGTGGCTACAAGCTGATCATCCTAGATGAAGCGGACGCCATGACGAATGACGCACAGAACGCGCTCAGGCGCATCATCGAGAAGTACACGGAGAACGTGCGGTTCTGCATCATTTGCAACTACCTCAGTAAAATCATTCCGGCCATCCAGTCGCGCTGCACCCGGTTCCGTTTTGCACCGTTATCGCCGGATCAGATTTTGCCCCGGCTAGAGCACGTCATCGAGGCGGAAAG CATCGAAGTGACTGAGGATGGCAAAAAAGCGCTTATGACGCTGGCGGGGGGCGACATGCGAAAAGTACTGAATGTGCTCCAAAGCACCTGGATGGCGTATAAGAATGTTACGGAAGAGAACGTGTACAACTGCGTCGGCCATCCTTTGAAGCAAGACATCAATGACATCATCTTCTGGCTGCTGAATGAAGAATCTTTCAAGACCTGTTATGAAA AAATTCAAAACCTCAAATCTCAAAAAGGACTCGCCCTCGAGGACATACTAACCGAGATCCATTTGGTGGTCAATCGGTTGGAAATTCCACCCCGAATCACCTCCCAGCTGCTGATCAACCTGGCGTCCATCGAAGAACGGCTGGCCGATGGGTGCGTGGAAAAACCTCAAATAACCGCCCTCATTGCCGCCTTCAGCAAGGTTCGCACGTTGGTGGTTTAG